TGTGCCTGGTTCCGGTGTactacgagtactgcacttatcGCAAAGTGGGAAGCAGATAGATATACCGTGACAGTTTCTCCGGTAGCTGGTGCGGTTAAAGTGGGTAAGGATCCGAGGCATACCTTCAACTCCTGAAATGCCGAATCCGCTTCTGACGTCCACTCTATTTGGCCTTTTGCCGTTCGCTTTTTTAATACATTCATGAAAGGGATGGAGCGATCTGCCGCTTTTGAAACAAAACGGTGAAGGGCGACGAGTTTTCCATTTAGAGATTGGATCTCTTTGATAGTTTTAGGAGGCTGCATGGAGACTACCGCTTTGATTTTATCAGGATGCGCCTGGATTCCGGATCGTGTAACCCACACCCCGAGGAATTTTCCCTCTTCCAAGCCGAAAGAGCATTTTTTGGGATTGAGTTTGAGGTTGATACTCCGAAGCCTTGTAAAGGTTTCGAGTATGTCATCTATCATGTCGTCTTCGGCCCGGCTTTTTATGACCAAGTCATCGACATAGATCTCCAAGTTTCTTCCGATCTGATCTTTGAACGCTTTATCCATCAATCTCTGGTACGTGGCTCCGGCGTTTTTTAAACCGAATGGCATTTTAGTATAACAAAACAGACCCTCGTTTGTTACAAACGCGGTCTTATCTTCGTCTTCCGAAGCCATTTGGATTTGATGATAACCCTTATACGCATCTAGGAAGCACTTGAGACGGAAACTTGAGAGAGAGTCTATCTTTAAATCAATCTCCGGCAAAGGATAGCAGTCCTTTGGGCACGCATTGTTTAGATCGGAAAAATCAACGCACATCCTCCAGGTTTTGTCTTTCTTGGTTACCATCACTGGATTGGAGACCCAAGTTTGGTAACGTACCTCTCTTATAATACCGGCACTCAGCAACTTTCGTACGTCTTCGGAGATGGCCTTGTTACGAGCCGGAGCCATGTTTCTTTTTCTCTGAGCTACTGGTTTTATTGAGTGTGACACTTTTAACTTATGCTCGGCCAAACACCGGGGTACTCCTACCATGTCAGAGGTTTGCCAGGCGAATACGTCGAGTGAATTGGACAGTAGTTTCCACAACTTCTTCTTGGTTTGCTTGGGAAGTTGAGCCCCGACTGCAATTTTTTGTTCAGGAAAGTGTGGGTGTATAGCCCATTCTTCCGTGAGAGTATTAGGAGGCTCGGCATTACCATCGCTCTGTCGTATTTCGGCTACACCGATCGTTGATTCGGAGTACAGTGTTGCTATCCCTGCTTCGGTGGGGAATTTTAATGCTCCATGTATGGTAGAACTGATCATTCCGAAGGCGCACATACCAGGTCTTCCGAGTATGACATTGTGGACGGACCTTGCTTCAACCACTAGATACGTCAAGTTGACAGTTCGAACCAAACTTCCTTCCCCCATCGTTGTTGGCAGAGTGATTTGGCCTAAAGGCTGGACCACCTCTCCGGAGAAACTGACCAAAGGCATTGATACTCGGAGCAATTTTGCCTTTGTCTGTGGGGCTAACTGCTGAAAGCATTGCTTGTACATAATCTCGGTGGCGCTTCCGCTGTCAACGTATACTCTTCGGACCTTGTGTCCTGCAATGATTGCGGACACTATGACCGGTCCGTCCTTGATATCTTCCAGACTGACGGGCGGGAAACCAATGGGTTGCTGCATCCAGGCGGCCAAGTGCTGATTGGACCGCTTGATGCCTTGGTTGTTCGCCCTACGGATCATGCAAATTGCTGGTTGATTGTTCGGATTATCTCCCGAATTCCCTGAAGATTTTCCTTCCTTTACTTCTTTGACTAGATGCGATAACTTTCCGGACCGTACTGCCTTTTCTATTTCTTGCTTCAAAGACCAACAGTCATCTGTATTGTGACCCCGAGCATGATGGTAGTCACAATATTTCTTAGAATTTTTGTCTCCTGGGTTTCGAAGTTTTGGTGGAGCGGGGAAATTTATCCCCTCCGCACTGAGAATTTCACTGGGAGTTTTGGAGAGATCCGATAAATTGTAAAATCTTGACCCGGAGCTTTTCCCGCGCGGAGGTCTGTCGTTTCTACTGTAAGGGTGTGATCGTCCCCTGCTCCCCGGTGGGGTCTTATCAAACACCGACCCACCATTTTTCTTCCACGAAGACATCTTGTGATCTGACTCTGGAGCAGGATTACATGCGTTCTTGCCTCGAGCGAAAGCTCTGGCCTGTTCCATGAGTACCTCCATCGTCTTTGGGAGATTTTCGTGCAATTTTTCAACTAGCTGATTATTCCGAACGCCGTGACAGAATCCGGAGATACGTAGTTGGTCAACTACGCCACTGATCTGCATGCTTTCCCGGTTAAACCGGTCAATGAAACTGTCTAAAGATGCTCCGTCCTTTCTTCGGATGTTGTGGACTTCAGTAATTTCTTTAGAGTAGTGCCTTTGCTGGCTGAAATTTTGGAGGAATAACCTTCGGAACTCCTCAAAGTCGTTGATCTCACCTTCATTCAACGCATCAAACCATACTCGTACGGCTCCAGTTAGAGTTTGGGCGAACATAAAGCACCATGCTGGCATCGGCCATTGTTCAACTCGTGCAGCTCCGTCAAAATCGAACATATGATCATCCGGATCAGTTGTGCCATCATACTTTTTCACCGTAGTTGGCATTTTGAGCTTCGGAGGAAGTTTAGCATGTGTTATACGAGCACTAAACTTTGACTTGGCTGTCATAGAAACTGGATGGTACGGCTTGGTAAGTTCCGGATCGCTGATTACATCTATCTGTGTTTCATTTCGCGTAGTCATTGCTGGTGAAGGCCCGGAGGAACCTTGTACATATCCAGTATAAGTTTCCGAAGTGACGACTGTAGAAAACACAGGAGGAGTGATCATTGTGGGACCCATAGTCCCTGTTGGAGCTTCTTCATGAAAGAGCCTGGTTCGCAAACCGAGGATCTGTTCATCTCTGGCCTGTTGTGCTTTTAATCTTCGTAGAAGACTTGCATTTTTGGCGAGGAATTCTGCATCGAACTCTGATGTTTGCGAAGTAGGGAGTAAGATAAATGGCAAAGTTGTTCCTGGACCTGAGCTTAAAGTAGCTGAGGTCGTAGAGACAATACTTGCTGGTGCAGTAACTTGCGTGCTAACAGCCGTGGATCCCAGATTCAAAGAACCTGGAGCCGCCATTTGTCAGTTCTTTGCTCAAGAAGTTCACTAAAGTGAAGGACTAAGAGCTTTAAGATCGGATGGCGCCAATTGAAGAACCAAAAAACCAGGCCTAGGCCGAGGCCTTTAAATGGGGATTTGGATCTTGTTAAAGGTTGAGAGAGtttcctgcaaaacagaaaaccgttaggctcgccgcagagatgggagggccactctgcgaccaccctccggcgtgaggataagtattggtagagagagaaagtagagagagaaagtagggaCGAAGGTTCAGAGAAAATCGTACTTGGATTTGTACttgaaggggtatttatagtagtcAACTGAGATGACGTCATCCGTCTGGACGCACTTGAACGGGGGCTCGTCCTCGGAGCTTTCTGATATGGGGCGGACATGCTTTGGATGTCCGCCCAAGTAGACCCCGGTCCGTCTCTGGGATCATGTCCGGCTTCGGACATGTGTCTTCAGTCTCAAACTCATTTAATCTCATATAGTAGATCATAAGAGTCTTCACTTCTTTACACCTCTACTTTTAACATAGATTCTAGATTTAATTACAACAAATTCTATATAGGTAACAAATAGAATTCAAATCATTTAGTCTGTGGGCATGTTAGAGCCAAATCGTACCTGATGCTAATTAAAACtataaaatttgatgaaaatattTTAAGAATGGTACAATagagaaaactattattttagtCCATATTTTATGTTACAAGGTTGATAGCACTGAATCAAAACGGATTCTACATTCTATACAGGTAACAAATAAAATTCCAATTATTGATTTTTTTGGATTATGATGAATTCAACGAATAAACGCCACTTTAATTTAGGATACTTAAATGAATCATTTTAGTATTTGGGCATGTTAGAGTCAAATCGTACTCAATGCTAACTAAAAACTATAATATGATAGGATTATTTTAAGAATGGTACAACAGAGAAAAAGATAATTTTTGGCCATATTTTATGTTACTAGGTTGATAGTACTAAATCAAACCCACATTTTTTGCTACAATTTTACCTCGGCTTGCGTACTTTGTCTGTCATGGTTTCCACACGAGTCTCGTGACTGTACAATCACAACTCACAC
This is a stretch of genomic DNA from Helianthus annuus cultivar XRQ/B chromosome 16, HanXRQr2.0-SUNRISE, whole genome shotgun sequence. It encodes these proteins:
- the LOC110920294 gene encoding uncharacterized protein LOC110920294, which produces MAAPGSLNLGSTAVSTQVTAPASIVSTTSATLSSGPGTTLPFILLPTSQTSEFDAEFLAKNASLLRRLKAQQARDEQILGLRTRLFHEEAPTGTMGPTMITPPVFSTVVTSETYTGYVQGSSGPSPAMTTRNETQIDVISDPELTKPYHPVSMTAKSKFSARITHAKLPPKLKMPTTVKKYDGTTDPDDHMFDFDGAARVEQWPMPAWCFMFAQTLTGAVRVWFDALNEGEINDFEEFRRLFLQNFSQQRHYSKEITEVHNIRRKDGASLDSFIDRFNRESMQISGVVDQLRISGFCHGVRNNQLVEKLHENLPKTMEVLMEQARAFARGKNACNPAPESDHKMSSWKKNGGSVFDKTPPGSRGRSHPYSRNDRPPRGKSSGSRFYNLSDLSKTPSEILSAEGINFPAPPKLRNPGDKNSKKYCDYHHARGHNTDDCWSLKQEIEKAVRSGKLSHLVKEVKEGKSSGNSGDNPNNQPAICMIRRANNQGIKRSNQHLAAWMQQPIGFPPVSLEDIKDGPVIVSAIIAGHKVRRVYVDSGSATEIMYKQCFQQLAPQTKAKLLRVSMPLVSFSGEVVQPLGQITLPTTMGEGSLVRTVNLTYLVVEARSVHNVILGRPGMCAFGMISSTIHGALKFPTEAGIATLYSESTIGVAEIRQSDGNAEPPNTLTEEWAIHPHFPEQKIAVGAQLPKQTKKKLWKLLSNSLDVFAWQTSDMVGVPRCLAEHKLKVSHSIKPVAQRKRNMAPARNKAISEDVRKLLSAGIIREVRYQTWVSNPVMVTKKDKTWRMCVDFSDLNNACPKDCYPLPEIDLKIDSLSSFRLKCFLDAYKGYHQIQMASEDEDKTAFVTNEGLFCYTKMPFGLKNAGATYQRLMDKAFKDQIGRNLEIYVDDLVIKSRAEDDMIDDILETFTRLRSINLKLNPKKCSFGLEEGKFLGVWVTRSGIQAHPDKIKAVVSMQPPKTIKEIQSLNGKLVALHRFVSKAADRSIPFMNVLKKRTAKGQIEWTSEADSAFQELKVCLGSLPTLTAPATGETVTVYLSASHFAISAVLVVHRNQAQIPVYYVSRILKDYETRYPMIEKLALALVHASRRLRRYFQAFNIEVQTDLQIQQILRKPEVSGRLTKWAIELSAFDITYRNRGPIKGQAVADFLTEVPTGESTKEKPILPKVWNLYTDGASSKEGSGAGLILIDPEGIEYTYALRFEFKTSNNEAEYEALLAGLQTAAKAGATSVLAHVDSLLVANQVSGEYEAREDNMVRYLQQVNSLISSFDSCKIVHIPRSKNKKADALSKLASVAFCHLSKEVLVETLQIPAIQQTKPVMSISMSEKSWMTPIVDYLKNGTFPEDKAQARKLKVKALQYQMHDGQLYRKTFLGPLLKCLTPKEASYVIREIHWGICGIHAGPRMVIAKVMNAGYFWPGMHQSVVNELQSCEDCQRHAPISHRAKNNLVPVTSAWPFLKWGIDIVGPFPVSTGGVRFLLVAIDYFTKWVEAKPLRTITGDQVLRFAWENIVCRFGMPLCIVSDNGKQFAEKPFKTWCQRMNIEQSFASVAHPQANGQVERTNRSIVEDIKKRLGKEGVSWADELPHVLWAHRTMPKTSNKETPFSLTYGTEAVIPAEVGIPTPRIQLSQQENERELRLNLDLIEERRELAAIREAKYKKELEKHYNSKVKETRFKVGEYVMRNNEASLTEGTGKLAPKWEGPYQIKTVGKDGAYTLSKMDGTSVPRTWNGVHLKKCYL